One Leptolyngbya subtilissima AS-A7 genomic window carries:
- a CDS encoding phosphate/phosphite/phosphonate ABC transporter substrate-binding protein: MSRLRRFFKSCLVGLMAVVLLQAIGCGPAKVSDQPLRLTIGLVSYDDGASSLEKYQRFQTYLAEQLKAIVELEPVFNEIRAVEQIREANWSLVFAPSGLAAIAMAEANYLPIFPMLGAPNQKSVLVVRNDSSFQTLGDLANQTLALGEAGSATGYYLPLYDLYGLTLKAIEFASTPATALEWIANGRVAAGAMSEDAFQQYRSAFEGNTFRILHASRAIPPGAVLISPNVDRNQQQYLERAMQNAPSNLTADAGYVPNAPPPDLSQLIALVNKVRPLESRVKEQPAVLTLGS; the protein is encoded by the coding sequence GCGTCGTTTCTTTAAATCATGCCTGGTGGGTCTAATGGCGGTGGTGCTGCTCCAGGCGATCGGCTGTGGCCCAGCCAAAGTATCCGACCAGCCACTGCGACTCACCATAGGGTTGGTGAGCTACGACGACGGCGCTAGCTCGTTAGAAAAGTATCAGCGATTCCAAACCTACCTGGCCGAGCAGCTTAAGGCGATCGTTGAGCTAGAGCCAGTGTTTAACGAAATTCGCGCCGTTGAGCAAATTCGTGAGGCCAACTGGTCACTGGTGTTTGCGCCCTCAGGGTTAGCGGCGATCGCCATGGCCGAAGCCAACTATCTACCCATTTTCCCCATGCTGGGTGCCCCCAACCAAAAGTCGGTGCTGGTGGTGCGCAACGATAGCTCGTTTCAGACGCTGGGCGACCTCGCCAACCAAACCCTTGCCCTCGGAGAAGCGGGCTCCGCTACGGGCTACTATCTGCCCCTCTACGACCTCTACGGCCTCACCCTTAAGGCCATTGAGTTTGCCTCTACCCCCGCTACAGCGTTGGAGTGGATTGCCAACGGCCGAGTGGCCGCAGGGGCCATGTCAGAAGATGCTTTCCAGCAGTATCGCAGCGCGTTTGAGGGCAATACCTTTCGCATTCTGCACGCCAGTCGCGCCATTCCTCCTGGGGCGGTCTTGATTAGCCCCAACGTCGATCGCAACCAGCAGCAGTACCTTGAGCGGGCCATGCAGAATGCCCCATCCAACCTCACCGCTGATGCGGGCTATGTTCCGAACGCGCCTCCACCCGACTTAAGCCAGCTGATTGCCTTAGTCAACAAAGTGCGGCCGTTAGAGTCTCGTGTCAAAGAGCAGCCTGCGGTGCTCACCCTAGGGTCATAA
- a CDS encoding protein kinase domain-containing protein → MSHGHRTLAAIMLTDAVGFSARMSVQEELTLSQLQRDQALMEALCDQFEGKVLKSTGDGLLMYFASAVQAVTCGLEIQKELHRINATAGDEPALLHRIGIHLGDVFFSQSDVMGNGVNIAARLQTEARPSGICISKIVYDVVKSRLDLDTTYAGPLQLKNIQELVPAYHVHALPREANEASPSAITTEEGLELTREASIDRKLLAPGTKVGGRYIVQRVLGQGGFGRSYLVEDSQRFGEACVLKEFFPTKKSGSNLQKALDLFKREAKTLYQLDHPQVPKFLACFTQKERLFIVQEYIDGVPYSQLIKQRRQQNSQFSEAEVVQWLMQMLQVLDYLHGLNIVHRDISPDNIMYCRDRSLPVLIDFGLVSDAISTLLSDEVTAADDAQPATMVGKFGYSPPEQIHLGQSFPSSDLYALGVTAIVLLTGRYPRDLIDRESLEWHWQTYTSVSPSLATILTQLVQQKPKARFQTARDIMQRLAPLAKTIKAPISPLTIEPAWTPTVNRLNAPGATPKTALPQQRNPSFMEACRQELARCIGPMASVIVEDMIEQHPQATPEEFVEILASQLSNGRQATDFVSRIQVAVDDNAASLIDHSQELTAADPESILDIVTPAAERPSPEFLNRCRQTLTRCIGPMANYLIEDTLADFPQLSPQELINRLAAEIPDSKKAEEFCRQMQ, encoded by the coding sequence GTGAGCCACGGACATCGCACCCTAGCCGCTATTATGCTGACCGATGCGGTCGGCTTTAGCGCCCGCATGTCAGTACAGGAAGAATTAACCCTCTCCCAGCTCCAGCGTGACCAGGCGCTGATGGAAGCGCTCTGCGATCAGTTTGAGGGCAAAGTGCTGAAATCGACTGGCGATGGCCTGCTGATGTATTTTGCCAGTGCAGTACAAGCCGTTACCTGCGGGCTCGAAATTCAAAAAGAACTGCACCGCATCAATGCCACTGCTGGGGATGAGCCAGCCCTGCTGCACCGCATCGGTATCCATTTAGGGGATGTGTTTTTTAGTCAGTCTGACGTGATGGGCAACGGGGTCAACATTGCCGCCCGCCTCCAGACCGAAGCGCGCCCCAGCGGAATTTGCATTTCTAAAATTGTCTATGACGTGGTCAAGTCACGCCTAGATTTAGACACCACCTACGCCGGGCCGCTCCAGCTTAAAAACATTCAAGAGCTAGTGCCGGCCTACCACGTCCATGCCTTGCCGCGGGAGGCAAATGAGGCCAGCCCCTCGGCAATCACCACCGAAGAAGGGCTTGAGCTAACTCGTGAAGCATCTATAGACCGCAAGCTCCTAGCTCCCGGCACTAAGGTGGGCGGTCGTTACATCGTTCAGCGAGTGCTAGGGCAGGGCGGCTTTGGCCGGTCCTATTTAGTAGAAGACTCTCAGCGCTTTGGTGAGGCCTGCGTGCTGAAGGAGTTTTTCCCCACCAAAAAGTCTGGGAGCAACCTGCAAAAGGCTCTGGATTTATTCAAGCGCGAGGCCAAAACCCTATACCAGCTCGACCATCCCCAGGTGCCCAAGTTTCTGGCCTGCTTTACCCAGAAAGAGCGCCTGTTTATTGTGCAGGAATATATCGATGGCGTCCCCTATTCTCAGCTGATTAAGCAGCGCCGCCAGCAAAACAGCCAGTTTTCTGAGGCTGAGGTCGTCCAGTGGCTAATGCAGATGCTGCAGGTGCTGGATTACCTCCACGGTCTGAATATTGTGCACCGCGATATTTCGCCGGACAACATTATGTACTGTCGCGATCGCAGCCTGCCGGTGCTGATCGATTTCGGCCTAGTCAGCGACGCCATTAGCACCCTGCTTTCTGACGAGGTGACCGCAGCCGACGATGCCCAACCCGCCACCATGGTGGGCAAATTTGGCTATTCACCACCGGAGCAAATTCATTTGGGCCAGAGTTTTCCCTCCAGTGACCTCTATGCGTTGGGGGTGACGGCGATCGTCCTGCTGACCGGCCGCTACCCCCGCGACCTGATCGATCGAGAGTCGCTGGAGTGGCACTGGCAGACCTACACCAGCGTGAGCCCAAGTTTGGCCACCATTCTCACCCAGTTGGTGCAGCAGAAACCAAAAGCCCGGTTTCAAACGGCCCGCGATATAATGCAGCGCTTAGCGCCCCTGGCCAAGACGATTAAAGCTCCCATCTCTCCCCTCACTATTGAACCGGCTTGGACTCCAACTGTCAATCGGCTCAATGCCCCAGGGGCCACACCAAAGACCGCCCTTCCCCAGCAGCGCAATCCTTCATTTATGGAGGCCTGCCGTCAGGAACTCGCCCGCTGCATTGGCCCCATGGCCAGCGTGATTGTCGAAGACATGATCGAGCAACACCCCCAGGCTACACCGGAGGAATTTGTTGAAATTTTGGCCAGTCAGCTATCCAACGGACGTCAGGCCACAGATTTTGTCAGCCGCATTCAGGTCGCTGTAGACGACAATGCCGCCAGCCTAATCGATCATTCCCAGGAGCTTACGGCGGCCGATCCAGAGTCAATATTGGATATCGTCACCCCAGCCGCAGAGCGCCCCAGCCCAGAATTTTTGAACCGCTGTCGGCAAACCCTGACCCGCTGCATTGGCCCCATGGCCAACTACCTAATCGAGGACACCCTGGCCGACTTTCCTCAGCTTTCGCCTCAAGAGCTGATTAACCGCCTCGCCGCTGAAATTCCTGACTCCAAAAAGGCAGAGGAATTTTGCCGACAAATGCAGTAG
- a CDS encoding c-type heme family protein, with amino-acid sequence MSKMSKLANLQLGQKFTLLLVLVFLGGIIVSSVALSSVLNRNAQAQLTTNALMLMETMNSVRDYTTNQVNPELADRLAVEFLPETIPAYSAREVFETFRGNPIYADFFYKEATLNPTNLRDKADSFEAQLVEQFKQQGNAHETSGFRSTPAGDIYYIARPIKITKPSCLECHSTPAAAPASMIGRYGANNGFGWHLDEIIGAQMISVPAEKVLKSARQSLVLILGIFVIAFSLAIVLVNLWLKRYVVRPLNRMALAAEAASMGDPVAEFSQDSNDEVGKLAVAFNRMQMSLQMAMQRLERYREGRRSSGDFSGKQ; translated from the coding sequence ATGTCGAAAATGTCAAAACTTGCCAACCTGCAACTGGGCCAAAAATTTACGCTGCTGCTGGTGCTCGTCTTTTTGGGCGGCATTATTGTCAGCAGTGTCGCTCTGTCTTCGGTATTAAACCGCAACGCCCAGGCTCAGCTCACCACCAACGCACTGATGTTGATGGAGACCATGAACTCAGTGCGTGACTACACCACCAACCAGGTCAACCCCGAACTGGCCGATCGCCTGGCGGTAGAATTTTTGCCCGAAACGATACCTGCCTACTCGGCGCGGGAGGTGTTTGAAACTTTTCGCGGCAACCCCATCTATGCTGACTTTTTCTACAAAGAGGCCACCCTCAATCCCACCAATTTAAGAGACAAGGCCGATAGCTTTGAGGCCCAATTAGTCGAGCAGTTTAAGCAGCAGGGCAATGCTCATGAAACCAGCGGCTTTCGCAGTACTCCAGCAGGCGATATTTACTACATTGCCCGACCAATCAAAATTACTAAGCCAAGCTGCCTAGAATGCCACAGCACCCCAGCTGCTGCCCCGGCCAGCATGATCGGGCGCTACGGTGCCAACAATGGGTTTGGCTGGCATCTAGATGAAATTATTGGTGCCCAGATGATCTCCGTGCCGGCTGAAAAGGTGCTGAAGAGTGCCCGTCAGTCTCTGGTGCTGATCCTCGGCATTTTTGTGATTGCGTTTTCGCTGGCGATCGTGCTGGTCAACCTCTGGCTCAAGCGCTACGTGGTGCGCCCCCTCAACCGCATGGCGTTGGCGGCGGAAGCGGCCAGCATGGGCGACCCGGTGGCGGAGTTTAGCCAAGACTCTAACGATGAAGTCGGCAAGTTAGCAGTGGCCTTCAACCGCATGCAAATGAGTCTACAGATGGCCATGCAGCGTCTAGAGCGCTACCGGGAAGGGCGACGCAGCTCAGGGGATTTTTCGGGTAAACAATAG
- a CDS encoding small RNA NsiR4-regulated ssr1528 family protein has protein sequence MSQTPTTGADAVDAAIAEGIDLDGTPIPAAKLELYHTVMAKEAGRQRSGVSNSMRSRIVRIGAKHFAVDDLNAMLQAADFAPLKDKEIAYFYGGK, from the coding sequence ATGTCTCAAACGCCAACCACCGGGGCTGATGCCGTCGATGCCGCGATCGCCGAGGGCATTGACCTCGATGGCACCCCCATTCCCGCCGCCAAGCTCGAGCTCTACCACACCGTGATGGCAAAGGAAGCCGGGCGGCAGCGCAGTGGGGTGTCAAACTCGATGCGATCGCGCATTGTGCGCATTGGGGCCAAGCACTTCGCCGTCGATGACCTCAACGCCATGCTGCAAGCGGCCGACTTTGCGCCCCTCAAAGACAAAGAGATCGCCTACTTCTACGGCGGCAAGTAG
- a CDS encoding FCD domain-containing protein, with product MILSSPPTINRGKSLYEQVYHALRSAILTGALSPGDRLVETQLAEWLQVSRTPLREALRQLQQDGLVTADVSGGLRVTTITAADAEDLYDCRLALEALAVAGACTHATEEQLEAIAACVAKAEGAIANSHGSLSAESLLDVDYQFHHLIAEGSGNRRLVSLLDSLFDAMALLRIQTLQQNPNVLDIRLEHRQIYEAILSRDPDVAVAAVSQHLRASKTRVVKEIEGHQPVATKL from the coding sequence GTGATTTTATCGTCTCCCCCTACTATCAACCGCGGCAAGTCTCTGTATGAGCAGGTTTACCATGCGCTGCGATCGGCCATTTTGACCGGGGCGCTTTCGCCGGGCGATCGCCTAGTAGAAACCCAGCTAGCCGAGTGGCTCCAGGTTAGCCGCACCCCCTTGCGTGAGGCCCTACGCCAGCTTCAACAAGACGGTTTAGTGACCGCTGATGTTAGCGGCGGCCTGCGGGTGACCACCATTACCGCCGCCGATGCCGAAGATCTCTACGACTGTCGCCTGGCCCTAGAGGCGCTGGCGGTGGCTGGGGCCTGCACCCACGCCACTGAAGAGCAGCTCGAAGCGATTGCAGCCTGCGTGGCCAAGGCTGAAGGGGCCATCGCCAACAGCCACGGTAGCCTCTCGGCCGAGAGCCTGCTCGATGTTGACTACCAGTTTCACCATCTCATTGCCGAGGGGTCGGGCAATCGGCGGCTGGTGTCGCTGTTAGATAGCTTGTTTGACGCCATGGCGCTGCTGCGCATTCAGACCCTGCAGCAAAACCCCAACGTGCTCGACATTCGCCTAGAGCATCGCCAAATCTACGAGGCCATTCTCAGCCGCGATCCCGATGTGGCGGTGGCGGCTGTTAGCCAACACCTGCGCGCTAGTAAGACCCGCGTGGTCAAAGAAATCGAGGGCCACCAGCCGGTGGCGACAAAGTTATAA
- the msrA gene encoding peptide-methionine (S)-S-oxide reductase MsrA codes for MQIVRRLLLGLLLLATLGLIWDALPFYANADSMPESATVSDPSLATATFAGGCFWCMEGPFDKLDGVISTTSGYTGGTKVNPTYSEVSAGSTGHVEAVQVVYDPAKVSYDKLLQVFWQNVDPVDNRGQFCDKGSQYRAKIFVHDDDQQALAEQSKQVLSAGPKFRKTPIVTAIEPAQTFYPAEDYHQDYYLKHPLRYKYYRTACGRDQRLAEVWGADGE; via the coding sequence ATGCAAATTGTGCGCAGGCTGCTGTTGGGCCTACTGCTGCTAGCCACCCTAGGGCTGATATGGGATGCCCTACCCTTCTACGCCAATGCCGACTCGATGCCCGAGTCCGCTACAGTCTCTGACCCCAGCTTAGCCACCGCCACTTTTGCCGGGGGCTGTTTTTGGTGCATGGAAGGCCCCTTTGACAAGCTAGACGGCGTAATTTCAACCACCTCTGGCTATACCGGCGGTACCAAGGTTAACCCCACCTACTCCGAAGTCTCCGCTGGGAGCACTGGCCACGTGGAAGCGGTGCAAGTGGTCTACGACCCTGCAAAAGTCAGCTACGACAAGCTGCTTCAGGTGTTTTGGCAGAATGTAGACCCAGTAGATAATCGAGGCCAGTTCTGCGACAAGGGCAGCCAGTATCGGGCCAAAATCTTTGTCCACGACGACGATCAGCAGGCGTTGGCAGAACAGTCTAAACAGGTGCTCAGCGCCGGGCCGAAGTTTCGGAAAACTCCCATCGTGACGGCCATTGAGCCCGCCCAGACCTTTTACCCCGCTGAAGACTACCACCAGGACTATTACCTCAAGCACCCGCTGCGCTACAAGTATTACCGCACGGCATGCGGGCGCGACCAGCGGTTGGCTGAAGTTTGGGGCGCTGACGGGGAGTAG
- the truB gene encoding tRNA pseudouridine(55) synthase TruB, translated as MNFYKPQGMSSHDCVGAVRRLTGIRKVGHGGTLDPLAEGVLPIAVGRATRLLPYLPEGKAYRAIIRFGLTTTTDDLEGEMLTQQAADRLTVEEIAACLPEFEGTIDQVPPAFSAIQVQGQRLYDLARKGRVVTPPSRVVTIHQLTVQHWQPGEQPELTLDVDCGPGTYIRSIARDLGDRLGTGATLAHLIRTRSGGFDSSHSLTLNDVTNLLEKQTLELVDPAIALEHLPAIALPAELALRWQQGQKFPPTMVIPPNTPYRVLNEPDGTFLGIAQLEEREEGPILKAKMVL; from the coding sequence TTGAATTTCTATAAACCCCAGGGCATGAGTTCCCACGATTGTGTGGGGGCGGTGCGGCGGCTGACGGGCATTAGAAAAGTAGGCCACGGAGGTACGTTAGACCCTTTGGCCGAGGGCGTTTTGCCCATAGCTGTGGGCCGGGCCACGCGCCTGCTGCCCTACCTGCCCGAGGGCAAAGCCTATCGTGCAATCATTCGCTTTGGCCTCACCACCACCACCGACGATCTAGAAGGGGAAATGCTGACCCAGCAAGCCGCCGATCGCCTGACGGTAGAGGAGATTGCAGCCTGCCTACCCGAGTTTGAAGGAACAATCGATCAAGTGCCCCCGGCCTTTAGCGCCATTCAGGTGCAGGGGCAGCGGCTCTACGATCTGGCGCGCAAGGGTCGGGTTGTAACGCCACCTTCGCGCGTGGTGACAATCCACCAACTAACGGTACAGCACTGGCAGCCGGGTGAGCAGCCGGAGCTAACGCTGGATGTAGACTGCGGACCTGGCACCTACATTCGCTCGATCGCACGGGATTTGGGCGATCGCCTCGGCACCGGAGCCACCTTGGCCCACTTAATCCGCACTCGCAGCGGCGGCTTTGACTCGTCGCACAGTCTCACGCTAAACGATGTGACGAATTTGCTGGAGAAGCAGACGCTTGAGCTAGTGGACCCAGCGATCGCCCTGGAGCATTTGCCGGCGATCGCCCTCCCCGCCGAGCTTGCCCTGCGCTGGCAGCAGGGGCAAAAGTTTCCACCCACCATGGTGATACCACCCAACACTCCCTACCGAGTCCTCAACGAGCCAGACGGCACCTTTCTAGGCATCGCCCAGCTCGAAGAGCGGGAAGAAGGGCCGATTCTCAAAGCCAAAATGGTGCTCTAG